A segment of the Sphingomonas kaistensis genome:
CAAGGCGAAGTTGCCCCGCACGGGTACTCCGGACCAGATCTCGATCCAGAACAGCATCGCAAGCTTCTATGCCGAAGTGAGAGAAACCTCCCCTGCCGACAGGCGGCTCGAGGGGCAGACCGGGCATCGCGTCATCAAGCTTTGCGAGGAGATCATCGCCAAGGCCGGTGTTTCGACGGCAACGGCTCCGGCAGAGGCTCGCCCGACCGCGACGATCAACCCCAAGGTGCTGGTGATCGGCGGAACGGGCTTCATCGGCAAGGCCCTCGTCCGCAAGCTGCTGGAGAGCGGTCACGAAGTCCGCATCGCAGCGCGCAGCCCGAACAGTGCCATGGAGCAGCAGGGCGGCGGAAAGGTCGAAATCGTGCGGGCCGACATGAGCTCGGCCGACGACCTCTCGCGGGCTCTCGAAGGCATCGACTATGTCTTTCACCTTGCGACGACCGATTCAAAGACCTGGCCGCAGTTCCTCGAGCGGGAAGTGGAGCCGGCGCGGGTCCTCGGGGAGATCTGCCTGAAGCAGGGCGTCAAGCGTCTCGTCTACACCGGTACCATCGACAGTCTCTACGCCGGCCCTGGGGCGGGCACGATCTCTGACTCGACGCCGGTCGATCCCTCCATCGGTCGCCGCAACTATTACGCTCGCGCCAAGGCGGCCGGGGAAGAAGTCCTGCTGCAGCTGCATCGGACCAAGGGGCTGCCTGTCGTCGTCGTGCGTCCGGGCATCGTGATCGGGCAAGGCGGCAATCCCTTCCATTGGGGGGTCGGCCGATGGACCAGCGAAGGCGTCGTCGAACTCTGGGGAGACGGCGACAACAAGCTTCCGCTCGTTCTTGTCGATGATGTCGCTTCCGGCCTGGTCAAGGCCATGGAGGCGCCGGGCATCGAGGGCCGCAGCTACAACCTGGTGGACCGCCCCCTCCTGTCGGCGCGGGATTATATCTCGGAGCTCGAGCGTATCGGCGGCTTCAAAGTCGAGATCCATCCGCGCCCGGTCTGGCGCTATTATCTGGAAGACATGGCCAAGTGGCCGATCAAGGTGGCGGTGCGGCATGCCGATGCGCAACGCATTCCCAGCTATCGCGATTGGGCTTCCCGAACACAGAAGGCCAGCTTCGATGCCGCAGCATCGCGAAAGGACCTCGGCTGGCAACCTGTTGGCACGGCCGACGAACTCATCGAACGGGGCATTGCCGGATCACTGTCCGGCTGGCTGTCGGCTCGAAGCTGAGTAGAGGCGAACGGAGCGCGGAGGAGCCTTGTTCAAGTTCGTCCAAGCCCTGCGTGGAATCGCCGCCTTCTGGGTCCTTCCACGCTCATGCGAGCTAAGGCGGGCGTCTCGCAAGACTGACGGCGTCATACAAACTGCTTCGCCACTTTGTCTTCAATCCAGGCTACAATTGTGTCGCCAAAAATGTCCAGCCTGTCAGCGTCGTAATCGCATAGGCGCATTCGCGGCGTGACAAGGCCGACTACTCTCCAAGTCCTGCCGAATTCTAGGCTGTCGATCGAGGCATGAGGTGAAGACAGAGCAAGCCTCCGGGTGGACCGCCTCGACCGTTAGATAAGTGCAGGCCGGCCATAAGCCTTGAAAAGTAAGTGGCTGCGTTGGACGGCAGCTCCGGGGAGGAAGCGGGGATCGGAAGCCTTGTTTTTGAACCTGCAAAGCCTACGCTGAGCGCTTGCGGCTCGGTTGAAGCTGATCGAACGAAAAGTGCTACGCCCAGAGGAGTATAGGCAGTTGTTCGATACCGAATACGATCGGCTCCTATTCGATGGGGTGTCGCCGGACGAAGCTGAAGCTTCCGCAATGAACAGGGTCAATCGCCAACGTCGTGTCCGCTGGAGCGGTGCATGATCCCCATCGTTGTTAGTATTGCCACCGTCCCAAGCAGGATAGGCAAGCTACAGCCGACCTTAGATTCGCTGTTGGCTGGTGATCTCGTGCCGACCCGCATCTTACTGGTGCATCCCGAATTCTGTGCATGGGAGCAGTCTGGCTATGTCGTGCCCGACTTCCTTGTGAATGGCGCTTACGCCCGGGTCGAACATGTCATCGCCAGTCGCGACTGGGGCTCGAGCACCAAGATACTCGGGTCCATTCCGCGTATCCAGGAGCCGTCCTACCTTGTGATAGCCGATGACGATGTGATCTACTCGCCGTGGTTTCTGAAGAACCTAATTGCAGCCCAGCGGAAGAATCACGGTAGTTCCTTCTCTTACCATACGTACAGAGAGCACGGCGTTCCCGTCGCGACTGGTTGCGATGGCGTTAGTTTCTACACTCCCAACCTAGATGGAATTGAGGAGTTCGCCGCAAAGAACATTACCGACACCAAACTGATGTATCATGATGATTTGTGGCTTGGCTTCTTCCTTTATCAGAAGGGAGTCAGGCTCAGGCGCCTCCGCTCGCCAGAGCCGGTATACACCCAAGTTTTGCCGAACAATATTTTGAGCGCGCCGAAAGAGCCTGTGTCAGCCCGGCACGTCATTACTGAGCAGCATCTGCCCCGCCTAATCCAACAACTAGGCTGGGTTAGCCGAGCTCAGCTAAGCTTCTGGGCTCTTCACAAGAGGGTTGCGAACAAGCTGGGCTTCGCGATCTGAACCGTCGCTCTCTGCTCAAACGCCGATAGCCACTCGTTGACGAGAGATTGACCGTGCTGGCAGGCTGCACGCAGGCAAAAGCCTGAAGGTCAGCCTGTAGGACAAGAGTGCTCGAGGCGTATGCCGTGCCACGGCCCAGCAAGTCCCCATAACATGATCCATCGCGCAAAAGGGTCTGGGGGCTCGCTTGCAAGGCAAGATCGGACTAAGATGGAGAGCCCGGAGAGCATCTTGAAGTTTGCTACTGATAACGCAGTTCTGCTGCTGTCCTGTATCGCAGCCTCCGTCGCCGCAGCAGGATTCGCGCATCTTCCCTTTGCCCGCAAACTTGTGGCAACGACAACCAGCGTCATGAGCGCGCCGTTGAGCGGTGTCCGCGATGACCATTCCGCCTCCCAGCCGGGGCATGCTGTTGTCGATCACATGCTTCCCTCAACAGCCGTGGTCCCGGACCCGATTGCCTCCCCTTCGCTGACCGGCCTCCCCGCGATCAAAAGCAATTTCGACAGCAAGCTCGGCCTGCGGCCAAATGGGGGTACTGGCGACCTACCCAAATCTGGTGCTCCGGATGTCGTTGGGGCGTTCCGATTTATCTGTCGTCCTGGCCAGATCGCAATGGTTGATCCCATTGTGAATCCCGGTCCACGCGGCACAAAATCAAACCACCTGCACCAATTTTTCGGCAACACGCGGGTGTATAGCGACAGCACCTACGCCTCTCTGCGTGCCGAAGGCGGCTCGACCTGCAATGAAGTCGGAGATCCCTTCGCGCCCGGAGCACTTGCCCTCAATCGTTCCGCATACTGGCAGCCTGCCATGCTCAACGGGAAGGGTTCAGTTGTCCGGCCGGACTGGGTCAGCATCTATTACAAACGGCGCCCGGCAACAGATCCAATCGTGAGTGATCCATCCAATCCTAGGTACATGGGCCAAGCGGTTGATTTACCAAATGGGTTGCGTTTCATTTTCGGCCGCGACATGCTCGACCTCAGCAAACCCTCAACGGGTGGCTTTCGCTTTAACTGCACCCTGCCAAGTGGGCAGCAAACGGAATTTGACAGCCTTGGGAAGGCAATCGCCGCCTGTCCGCTCCGGCCCGACGCAAGTGGCCGCATGGCATCGGTCACAACAGAAGGAGAGGCGCCGGCTTGCTGGGACGGTAAGCGCTTGGACAGCCCTAATCATAGAGATCACGTTGCCTACCCGTCCTATGGCACCTGGGGCTATCTAAAGTGCCCAGCGACACACCCTTACGTGATCCCCTTCTTCACCATGAAGGCAAACTTTACCTTAGATGCCGACGCGCTGAAGTGGTCGCTCTCGTCTGATGCGATGGCGCCTGGGCAACCCGTGGGCTCCACTTACCACGCGGACTTCTTCATGGCCTGGGATCCGATCACGCACCGCATGTTCCATGACCATTGCATCAACAAGTTGCTTAGCTGCTCTGGCGGCGACTTGGGGAACGGCCAGCAGTTGCGCGGCTCCTGGGCTGTAAAGCAGGCCGAGCCGCGTCTTGTGCCGATCCCGGTTGAGTGACGTCTCGCCAATGCTCCGCTCAAACTTGACCTCGTCCACGCAGAGCGCGCCTTCGCTTTGAATCACAGCATCGTAGCCAATCGTTGCTGCGGCGGCAGCACATCGTTTGACCAGCACAACTCGATGTTCCAAGCAGGCTTCGCACTGTCATCGTGGGGCGAGAATGAAAGAGCGGGTGAATTTCTACTTCTTCGCAGGTGACTTCGTCGAAGCTATCCGCCGCTATCGCGAGGGGGAGGCACAGGTCTACGCCACTCACAATGAAGTTGCCCGCCTGCTTCTCGACCTCGCGGCCGAGAAGCTGGATATACGGGTATTCAGCTTCATCACTCCCACCCAAAAAAGCAGCTCACCAGCGGAGGGGCTGACGGTGACGGACTTGGGCGCGAGCAAGTATAGCGATCCTCACGCAGTCCAGGCATTCCACCACTATCCAGCCGACACGTCGATCCTTCACATGCCGGACCCCAAGCTCCTGCATGCAGGCGCCTCCGATCGTTCCCGCGGCTTTCCGATCCTCGCGAACAGCTACAATCGGCGGGGTATCCGAGCATCCCTGGAACGTCGCCGCATCGCCAGCGTGCTGAATAATCCCAAGTTCCGCTTCGTATCGAACCATTGTCCTCCCGCGACAGAACATCTGGCGAATCTGGGGGTGGACCGGCGAAAGCTGGTTGCGTGGAATATTCCCGTTTCGACATCACTCGCGACGGCGTCCGCGAAGTCGACGGGTGGTCAGGACGAGATCCACTTGGCTTATGCTGGATCGGTCAATGAGGAAAAGGGCGTTGGCGACCTCATTGGCGCAGTGGCGAGGCTGGTCGACAAAGGAGTGAACGTCCGGTGCAGTATCGCCGGCAATGGAACCATCGACCATTATCGGGACCTGGCGAAACAAAAGGGCATAGCCGACAGGTTGGACTTCCTTGGGCTTGTCTCGAACGATCAGGTGAGGACGCTCTTCAGCTCTGCAGACGTCATCGTGGTGCCGAGCAGAAGAGTGTATACCGAGGGCTTCCCGCTCGTCCTGATCGAAGCGATTGCCAGCCGGACCCCGATTGTCTGCAGCGATCATCCCATGTTCGTGCCCATCATGAGGGATGGTGTCACCGCATCCGTGGCTGCCAACGCCAATCCACGGAGCCTTGCAGCAGCCATCAGGAGGACTGTCTCCGATACTCTTCTCTATGCCACGCTCTCACGCAATGCCGATATAAGCTGGGCTGACCTGCAGGCGACGGCGGACTGGCGCACGATGATCTTCGACTGGGTCACGCAGGGCGACGAGGCGCCCTACCTTCTTGCCCGCACTTTAGCCGCTTTCGACGACAGGAAGTCCGGGGCGCATTGAGCCCCGTCCATTCGTCGCAGCACCGGGTTAACCGCGTTAACTGAACTTGCCCTCGGGCGGGTCGTGGTCCACTCTGGCGGCAGTTTCCTCCTTGTCTGACGCGGGCCCGAGGGCTGCTCGATGCAGAGGAAGCGGCAGGCGGCGAAGGGGGCTGGTCGTTGCGAGGGGCGAAGGCGACTTTCAAAGTGGGTGCACGGCCTTGTCGGCTGTTCGCGTGCGCCGCTGCCGTCCTGACACTCGCCGGCGCGGGAACGGCCGCCGCGGACACGCTGCGCGATGCGTTGCGGGCCACCTACGGCACCAGTCCGGCGCTCAACGCCCAGCGTGAGGTCTTGAAGGGCACCGACGCGACCGTCGCCCTCGCCGGGTCCCAGTCCCGGCCGCAGATCGCCGCCACGGTCGGCATCAACCGCGACCTCACCCGCTCGGGCGTGCTCGTCACCAGCCGCTCCAAGGGGCCGATCCTGTCGGGTGGGCTCGACGTCAACCTGCCGCTGTTCGCGGGCGGCCGAATCCGTAATTCCGTGGACGCCGCCAAGGCCCGGGTCGAAGCCGGACGGGCGGCGCTGCGCGCGGTGGAGGGCGACGTCTTCGCCGAGGCAGTCGAAGCCTATATGGACGTACTGCGCGACCGCGCGGTGCTCGATCTCAACCAGAACCAGGTCCGCGTCCTCGCTGAGAATTTGCGCGCCACCCAGCAATTGTTCGAGGCCGGCGACCTGACCCGCACCGACATCGCCCAGTCGCAGGCGCGGCTGAGCAGCGCCACCGCGCAACTGGCACTGGCGCAATCGCGGCTCGGGGTCAGCGAGGAGAGCTTCCTGCGGGTGATTGGCCGGCGGCCGGAGCAGCTCGCCTCCCCGCCCCCGCTTCCGCCTCTTCCCGCCACGGCAAGCGAGGCGGCGCGGATCGCCATTGCCCGCAATCCCCGCCTGACTGCGGTGTTGCAGCAGGCTCGGGCGGCGGGAATGGATGTACGTGTTGCTTTTGCGGACCGGCTTCCCAGCCTGTCGGGGGTGCTTGGCGGCGATTATGTCAGTTATGTCACCGACGAGCCCGGGATCGGGGTGCCGCGCGCCGGGGTCCAGACCAGCGTCGGCCTGACCACCCGCATCCCCCTTTACCAGGGCGGTGCCCCGGCGGCCCGGATCCGCCAGGCCCGCGCGGCCGAAGGGCAATTGCTCGAGCAGACGGTCGCGACCGAGCGCACCGTGGTCGCCAACGCCCGCTCGGCCTTCATGACCTACCAGGCCTCGCTGAAGGCGATCGCGTCCAACCAGGATGCGGTCAGCGCCAACGAGCTCGCCCTACGCGGGACCCGGGCCGAGCGGCGGGTCGGATCACGCACCGTGATCGAGGTGCTGAACGCCGAGCAGGAATTGCTGGGCACGCAGGTCCAGCTGATCGCGTCGCGGCGCGATGCGTATGTGGCGGGGTTCCGGCTGCTTCAGGCGATGGGCCAGGCAAGCTCCGAGGACCTCGGGCTGGAGGGCGGCTCGCTTTACGATCCGCTGGGCAATTACAACAAGGTCGCCGGGGCGTGGAGCGACTGGGGCGGCGCGGAGAAGCATGTGCCGCGCTCCACCCCGACCCAGAAACTGGCCGAAGCGGCGCCGGACCGGGTCGGCGCTGCGCCCCCCATGCTGGCTGCAAACGAGGTCCCGGCGGTATCACCCGCCGTCAAGGCCGTGCTTGCGCCACCGGTGGCGCCGGTCCGGACGGTGGCCGAGGCGAGGCCCGCCCCCGCCTCCATCCCCGCGCCCGCCCCCGGCCGCTGGGCGATCCAGCTTGGCGCCTTTGCCCGTCCGGGCGCTCCGCAGGCGCTGTTCGCGCGGCTTGCAACGCGGGTCGGGCCGAAGGAGCCGAGCTATGTCCCGGCCGGAAGCGTGACCCGGCTGCTGGTCGGGCCCTATGCAAGCCGGGCCGAGGCGGAGGCGGCCTGCCGCGGCCTGAGCGGTGCCACACCCTGCTACCCCGTTCGCCGCGACTGACGCCGAGAACCCCCATGCCAGTCGCCAGTCCAGCCTTGACCCCGCCCCCGCGCGGGACGAAGGCGCTCGACTTGCGATCGAAAACCGAAGTGAAGGACATGCGATGATCGAAGCCGAATGGTGGGAATATGACAGCGTCGAGGAGATGGCCGATGCGGTCGCCGGCGATGTCGGATTCATCATCGAAAGCGCGATCGACGCGCGCGACGCCTCGCTTCTGGCGCTGCCGGGAGGCAACACGCCGGGGCCGATCTTCAAGAAATTGGCGGCGCAGAAGCTGGCCTGGAAGAAGGTCACCATCGTCCCCACCGACGAGCGGCTGGTCGAGGTCAGTGACGAACGCAGCAATGCGCGCCTGCTGGCGCAAAGCTTCATGCGGGCGGGTGCCCGGGTGATCCCGATCGGCGGCGAGAATGCCGATGTCGCCGCGGCGGGCAATATCGCCGACGCCCGGCTGCAGGACCTGCCGTGGCCGCCCGACCTCGTCTGGCTGGGAATGGGCGCAGACGGGCATACCGCCTCGATCTTTCCCGGTGCCGACATGCAGAACGCACTGGATGCGCCCAAGGCGCGCCGGGCGGTCGGCGTAACGCCCGACCCGATGCCGGCCGACATGCCGGTCCCGCGGGTGACGCTGACCCGCGCTTCTTTGCTGTCGGCGCGGACCCTGATCATCACCATCACCGGCGCCGACAAGCGCGCCCTGCTGGAACAGGCGATCGCCGACGGACAGTCGAGCAAGCTTCCGATCGGCCGCGTGCTGGCCGAGGCCGAGCAGCCGATCGACATTCACTGGGCCCCGTAACGCCCCTCATTTCATTCTTTGGCAGCGCAACAGAAAGGGCGCCGGGATTGCTCCCGGCGCCCTTCCTTTTGCCGTGAGACTTTCGCTTAGAAGCGGAAGCCGCCGCGCAGGCCCCAGCCGCGGACATCGCCGAGGTCGACGAAGGCCGACAGCAGCGGACCACCGCCCGCGCCGCCGCCGATTCCGGCCTCGAGCCGGCCCCAGGTGCCGCGCTTCTGATCGACCAGGCCGGTCGTCAGCGCACCCGAACGCACGATCAGGTCGGACGCATCGCCGAATTCGTGGAAGATCTTGCCGTCGACGAACGGCGCGATCGCCCCGGCGAAGGAAGCCCGGGCCTGCAGTCGACCACGAGTGCTGGTGTAGCGGTCGTTGTCGAACGTCAGGTTGCCGAAGTTATAGTCGTCGATCCGGCTGCGGACGTAGCTGAGGCCCGCTCCGACGTCGAAGTTGAGGCTGCCCGGGTTGCCGAAGCGGAAGCCCACTTCGCCGTCGATACCGGTGCTCTTGCCTTCCGGAATGACGGTCAGCGCGCCGACCGAGTTGTTGGTGACGCGGACGTCATAGACGTCACGCTTCAGGAGGACGCCGGCATAGAGGCCCTGCTGGGCGCCGAACTGGCCGTAGACACCATAGTTGTAGCCCTCGGCGTCGATGTCGGTGCCGAAGTCGGTACCGCCCTCGGCATGTTCGTAACCGACAGTGGCGCCGACCAGGAAGCTCGGCGCGCCGAACTCGATCCCGCCCTGGGCACCGCGACGCTTGGTCTCGAAGCGGGCCGAGGTGGTGAGCGCCGTCCCGAAGGCGGTGGTCGACCGGTTGCGGTCACCGAAGCGCTCCTTCGAGTTGTAGAGCTGGGCCCAGATCCCGACCGGGCTCTTGCGCTCGTTGCCGAAGTCGACCCGGCGGCTCATCGCGTAGGACTGGTAGGCCTCCGCCGACTGGTACCAGATGTCGTTACCGATGCGGTTGACGAACAGCAGGTCGGCGGTTGCCTCGTCCGGGCGGCCGGTCAGGAACACGTCGGAACCGCGGGTTTCGAGCCCGAAGTTGACGAGCCCCGCGTTGGTCGGCCCGGCCAGGACATACTGCCCCGCCGCGACGGTTCCGGCATCGACGATCAGCGCGCCGGTGGTGTCGACCACGACGCCGCCGGTGAGGAAGGTCGGGAGGACGGTGGTGATGCCGGTGGTGGTGCCGCCGTAGACCAGGCGGTCGGCGGTGAGGACGCCATTGGCGCTTCCGACGTCGACCCCGAGACGGGCATTGCCGGTCGCGGTGTAGTTGGCGGTGCCGAGGTTGAGGACGTCACCCGTGGCGCCGTCGCGCAGGTCGATCAGGCCGGCGTTGTTGTTGAACGCCTCGAGACCGGTGAAGGTCGCGCCGCTGAACGCGTTCAGCGTGCCCGGAAGCGCGCCGGTGCCGGTGGTGCCATTGTTGAACGTGTCGGTGCCCGCGCCGAAGTCGGTGGTGCCCGATGCGTTGTAGACGCCCGTGTTGTTCACCGTGTCGTTGCCGTCACCAAAGGTGATGGCGGCGTTCTGGGTGAAGATGGTGCTGGTGTTGAAGGTGTCGTTGCCGGCACCGAAGCTGAGCGCGCCCGACTGGGTGTAGCCGGCGGTGCGGTTGTTGGTGAAGGTGTCGTTGCCCGCACCGAAGGTCAGCGGACCGCTGATCGAACCGGCGGCGCCGACGGTCAGGGTCAGCGGGCCAGCGCCCGGCGCAAGCACGTAGCCGCCGGTACCGGCGGTGGTGCTGGTGAGGGTGCCGTTGACGACCAGGGTGTTGCCGGTCGCACCGCCCAGGGTGATGGCGGTCGGCGCGCTGACGGTGACGCCCGAGTTGACGGTAACGCTGGAGGTGCCGGCGGTCTGGGCCCAGATGCCCGACCCGGCGGCCGACGTGATGTTGCCGTTGGCGGTCACGGTGACCGGCGCAGCGCCGGCTGCAACAACGCGCACCGCGGCGAAGCTCGGATCGGCGGCGGTGTTGGCAGCGGTCGAGTTGACCACGCCGGTGGTGACGTTGACCGCACCTGTGCCGGTGGTGGCGACGTCGATGCCGACGCTGTTGGCGCCGCTGACGGCGATGGTGCCGGTGTTGGTGACCGTGACCGGACCCGAGCGGGTGATCGAGATTGCGTCGGAATTGGCGCCGGTGGTGGTGACGCCGGCAACGGTTGCGGTAACCGCGCCCGCGCCGCCGGTGATCTGCAGGCCGTCCGCAGCGGCGCCGCCGGTGGCGATGGTGCCGGTGGTGGCGTTGACGGTGCCGGCGGTGGCGATCACCACGCCGTCGCTGTCGGCACCGGTGCCGGTGTTGACGCTGGTGGTGGTCAGGCTGACGTTGCCGCTGGTGCTCGACAGGTTGACGCCGTCACTGCCCGCACCGGCGGTGGTCACTGCGCCGCAATTGACGGTGATGTTGCCGGTGGTGGTGGTGGCGACGATGCCGGGGGCATTGGCACCGGTGGTGGCGACGGTCGGGCAGTTGCCGATGTCGATCGCGCCGGTGGTGCTGGTGGCGTTGATGCCAGCCGCCGCGACGCTGCTGACAGCGCCGGTGCGGAGGGTGACCGGGCCGGTGGAGCCGGTGGCGATGATGCCGAAGTCGCGGCTGGTGATGCCGGCGCCGGTAAAGCTGACGCCGGTGCCGATCAGCTGGACGCCGAGCAGGCTCGAATTGATCGCGCCGGTGGTGGCGGTGACGGTTCCGCCAGTGCTCTGCAGGTCGAGCGCATAGCCATTGGCATTGGTGATCGTGCCGCTGGTGAAGTTGATGTTGCCCGACGCGAAGATGTTGGCGCCGGTCGCACCGGTGTTGATGTTGCCGACGGTGACGTTGGCGGTCGAAGCGCCGGTGCCGTAGATGCCGAAGCTCTGCGCACCCGGTGCGCTGAGGTTGCCGGCGGTGATGGTGACCGGGCCGTTGGTGGCCGCGAAGTCGATCGCGCTGACATCGGTGCCGAGGACGGTGATGTTCTGGCCCGCGGCATTCAGCGTGATGGCGCCGCCGGTGGCGGTGTTGCGGAGGCGGATGGCGTCGTTGCCGAGGCCGCCGGTGGTGTTGGTGATGACGCCGCCGTTGACCGCAGTCGCGCCGACCGTGAGGTCACCGGTGGCGGTGGTGAAGGTCAGCGGAGCGGTGCCGGTGAAGGTGCCGTTGGTCACCGTCACGGTGGACACGCCGGTGGTGCCGTTGACGCAGTCGTAGGTGTTGGTGGTGCCCGCACGCAGGGTGCAGGTGGTGTTGCTCTGCGCCGAGGCGGCGGCGGGCACGAACAGCGCGGCCATCGCGGTCGATGCTGTGCCCAGCAGCGCAAGCCTGGTGTACCGATTTGTCATGATGTTACTCCCCTGCGGGAAGGGCGAACAGCCGCACGCTCCCCTGATAATTTCAGTTCCCGGGTAACGAGGGCAGCCACTCAGGGTTTCCGCCCAGAGGAGAAAGGCGGTAACTGTGGTTTTTCCGTCACTATTCTGGGCCGGAAATTAAACCTGAGTTAAATTTTCAGGCGGCTGGCG
Coding sequences within it:
- a CDS encoding DUF1996 domain-containing protein translates to MKFATDNAVLLLSCIAASVAAAGFAHLPFARKLVATTTSVMSAPLSGVRDDHSASQPGHAVVDHMLPSTAVVPDPIASPSLTGLPAIKSNFDSKLGLRPNGGTGDLPKSGAPDVVGAFRFICRPGQIAMVDPIVNPGPRGTKSNHLHQFFGNTRVYSDSTYASLRAEGGSTCNEVGDPFAPGALALNRSAYWQPAMLNGKGSVVRPDWVSIYYKRRPATDPIVSDPSNPRYMGQAVDLPNGLRFIFGRDMLDLSKPSTGGFRFNCTLPSGQQTEFDSLGKAIAACPLRPDASGRMASVTTEGEAPACWDGKRLDSPNHRDHVAYPSYGTWGYLKCPATHPYVIPFFTMKANFTLDADALKWSLSSDAMAPGQPVGSTYHADFFMAWDPITHRMFHDHCINKLLSCSGGDLGNGQQLRGSWAVKQAEPRLVPIPVE
- a CDS encoding glycosyltransferase, which gives rise to MKERVNFYFFAGDFVEAIRRYREGEAQVYATHNEVARLLLDLAAEKLDIRVFSFITPTQKSSSPAEGLTVTDLGASKYSDPHAVQAFHHYPADTSILHMPDPKLLHAGASDRSRGFPILANSYNRRGIRASLERRRIASVLNNPKFRFVSNHCPPATEHLANLGVDRRKLVAWNIPVSTSLATASAKSTGGQDEIHLAYAGSVNEEKGVGDLIGAVARLVDKGVNVRCSIAGNGTIDHYRDLAKQKGIADRLDFLGLVSNDQVRTLFSSADVIVVPSRRVYTEGFPLVLIEAIASRTPIVCSDHPMFVPIMRDGVTASVAANANPRSLAAAIRRTVSDTLLYATLSRNADISWADLQATADWRTMIFDWVTQGDEAPYLLARTLAAFDDRKSGAH
- a CDS encoding TolC family outer membrane protein — its product is MGARPCRLFACAAAVLTLAGAGTAAADTLRDALRATYGTSPALNAQREVLKGTDATVALAGSQSRPQIAATVGINRDLTRSGVLVTSRSKGPILSGGLDVNLPLFAGGRIRNSVDAAKARVEAGRAALRAVEGDVFAEAVEAYMDVLRDRAVLDLNQNQVRVLAENLRATQQLFEAGDLTRTDIAQSQARLSSATAQLALAQSRLGVSEESFLRVIGRRPEQLASPPPLPPLPATASEAARIAIARNPRLTAVLQQARAAGMDVRVAFADRLPSLSGVLGGDYVSYVTDEPGIGVPRAGVQTSVGLTTRIPLYQGGAPAARIRQARAAEGQLLEQTVATERTVVANARSAFMTYQASLKAIASNQDAVSANELALRGTRAERRVGSRTVIEVLNAEQELLGTQVQLIASRRDAYVAGFRLLQAMGQASSEDLGLEGGSLYDPLGNYNKVAGAWSDWGGAEKHVPRSTPTQKLAEAAPDRVGAAPPMLAANEVPAVSPAVKAVLAPPVAPVRTVAEARPAPASIPAPAPGRWAIQLGAFARPGAPQALFARLATRVGPKEPSYVPAGSVTRLLVGPYASRAEAEAACRGLSGATPCYPVRRD
- the pgl gene encoding 6-phosphogluconolactonase; translation: MIEAEWWEYDSVEEMADAVAGDVGFIIESAIDARDASLLALPGGNTPGPIFKKLAAQKLAWKKVTIVPTDERLVEVSDERSNARLLAQSFMRAGARVIPIGGENADVAAAGNIADARLQDLPWPPDLVWLGMGADGHTASIFPGADMQNALDAPKARRAVGVTPDPMPADMPVPRVTLTRASLLSARTLIITITGADKRALLEQAIADGQSSKLPIGRVLAEAEQPIDIHWAP
- a CDS encoding NAD-dependent epimerase/dehydratase family protein, with translation MRSAIVGSGFIADFHLRGIIHDVAAELVAVCDTNLVRAEALASGQGAKAYQSLDQMLAEQQIDVVHILTPPDTHHALAEKVLQAGSHVFVEKPMCASTSETSDLLETAAEAGLKIGVNHNLTFLSSFERLRQHVHSGALGPIDYLSITHLSELPVMRMGPFNNWIVREPGNALMEIGSHLVSELLDLAGEPDRMSVIADRPLDIPGGGTAYRRWRVAGDVGSTAIDLTMNFGPGFPQRTIMVRGLLGTGLCDLNANTCVIDRRTSSGLDFDRRARTLDQGRQLRKQASSNIANVLFAKAKLPRTGTPDQISIQNSIASFYAEVRETSPADRRLEGQTGHRVIKLCEEIIAKAGVSTATAPAEARPTATINPKVLVIGGTGFIGKALVRKLLESGHEVRIAARSPNSAMEQQGGGKVEIVRADMSSADDLSRALEGIDYVFHLATTDSKTWPQFLEREVEPARVLGEICLKQGVKRLVYTGTIDSLYAGPGAGTISDSTPVDPSIGRRNYYARAKAAGEEVLLQLHRTKGLPVVVVRPGIVIGQGGNPFHWGVGRWTSEGVVELWGDGDNKLPLVLVDDVASGLVKAMEAPGIEGRSYNLVDRPLLSARDYISELERIGGFKVEIHPRPVWRYYLEDMAKWPIKVAVRHADAQRIPSYRDWASRTQKASFDAAASRKDLGWQPVGTADELIERGIAGSLSGWLSARS